A single region of the Demequina sp. genome encodes:
- a CDS encoding sigma-70 family RNA polymerase sigma factor, which yields MAAWQAIADELMERRYGALVGYASLLTRNRHDAEELVQDALIATFTRRARFESVTAAESYVRRAIASRFVDASRSRARRLRRERAAAPLEAVLGPDATVQPDPALAAALAQLAPRVRACVVLRYLADQSVVEIATALGIAEGTVKRNVYDGVRALAAALGTEDSADDFADVVVKEVAP from the coding sequence ATGGCTGCCTGGCAGGCGATTGCGGACGAGCTGATGGAGCGGCGCTACGGCGCGCTCGTCGGCTACGCTTCGCTGCTCACGCGCAACCGGCACGACGCCGAGGAGCTGGTGCAGGACGCGCTCATTGCGACGTTCACCCGGCGCGCCCGCTTCGAGAGCGTGACCGCCGCCGAAAGCTATGTGCGGCGGGCGATCGCGTCTCGCTTCGTTGACGCCTCGCGTTCCCGGGCCCGACGCTTGCGCAGGGAACGCGCCGCCGCTCCCCTTGAGGCCGTGCTTGGGCCTGACGCCACGGTTCAGCCGGATCCCGCCCTCGCCGCCGCGCTGGCTCAGTTGGCGCCCCGGGTGAGGGCGTGCGTGGTGTTGCGGTACCTCGCGGACCAGTCGGTTGTCGAGATCGCGACGGCGCTCGGGATAGCGGAGGGCACCGTGAAGCGGAACGTGTACGACGGCGTTCGAGCGCTCGCGGCCGCACTGGGCACGGAGGATTCCGCTGACGACTTCGCGGATGTAGTGGTGAAGGAGGTAGCGCCATGA
- the menD gene encoding 2-succinyl-5-enolpyruvyl-6-hydroxy-3-cyclohexene-1-carboxylic-acid synthase: MTTPAASFARELIAALAVHGVEDFVLCPGSRSGPVAHALVQAASGSEGAPKVSLHVRIDERSASFLALGIARGLAAVGTPRPVAVVTTSGTAVGNLMPAVMEAHHGGVPLILITADRPRELRGVGANQTTDQVGIFGTFVRWSADIAAPADSEPEGRATRLAARAAATATGDASSDEARAAPGPVHLNVEFREPLGPDGGAWPETARVEPVFSGPIYVGHPADVLGEPLPAVARGVVVAGDGAGDAARIVAEAHGWPLLAEPTSGARAGASCVAGYVHALGTPEGRELAAETELVVVIGRPTLTRGVQALIAEAPKLYVAAHGARWREAPLHATQVLPRVPRAWLDRPDATPDSAWLDAWLEVASDIPVTEGWNAKAVAETWLAALDAESLAVVGSSGPIRAIDRVAPAWPVGRAPQLLANRGLSGIDGTVSTAVGVALGSRRPVEALMGDVTFLHDVGGLLVGPLEARPDVRIVVVNDGGGTIFGGLEHSAAPAEHMERVFLTPHGVALGPLCAAYGAGYSLVTSVAELGLALRRAPRGVEVVEAVLA; this comes from the coding sequence GTGACCACTCCCGCCGCGTCCTTCGCGCGCGAGTTGATCGCCGCGCTCGCGGTCCACGGCGTCGAGGACTTCGTCTTGTGCCCAGGCTCCCGGAGTGGACCGGTGGCGCACGCGCTCGTCCAGGCGGCGTCGGGCAGCGAGGGCGCACCCAAGGTGAGTCTGCACGTGCGGATCGACGAGCGATCGGCATCGTTCCTGGCACTTGGCATCGCGAGGGGTCTCGCGGCCGTAGGAACCCCGCGGCCGGTGGCCGTGGTGACCACGTCCGGCACGGCCGTGGGCAACCTCATGCCCGCGGTGATGGAGGCGCATCACGGCGGCGTGCCGCTCATCCTCATCACGGCGGACCGGCCGCGCGAGCTGCGCGGCGTCGGCGCGAATCAGACCACGGACCAGGTGGGGATCTTCGGCACGTTCGTGCGCTGGTCCGCGGACATCGCCGCCCCCGCCGACTCCGAGCCCGAGGGGCGGGCCACCCGCCTCGCCGCGCGGGCCGCGGCAACCGCGACCGGCGACGCGTCGAGCGACGAGGCGCGCGCCGCCCCAGGGCCGGTGCATCTCAACGTCGAGTTCCGCGAGCCCCTGGGACCCGACGGCGGAGCCTGGCCCGAGACCGCGCGCGTGGAGCCCGTGTTCTCCGGGCCCATCTACGTTGGCCACCCGGCGGACGTGCTCGGCGAGCCGCTGCCCGCAGTGGCGCGCGGAGTGGTGGTCGCGGGCGACGGGGCTGGTGACGCCGCGCGGATCGTGGCCGAGGCGCACGGCTGGCCGCTGCTCGCGGAGCCAACCTCGGGAGCGCGCGCGGGCGCGTCGTGCGTTGCGGGCTACGTGCACGCATTGGGCACGCCGGAGGGGCGCGAACTCGCCGCCGAGACGGAACTCGTGGTGGTGATCGGTCGCCCCACCCTGACGCGTGGGGTGCAGGCGCTGATCGCGGAAGCGCCCAAGCTCTACGTGGCCGCGCACGGCGCGCGCTGGCGCGAGGCGCCGCTCCACGCGACTCAGGTGCTGCCGCGCGTGCCGCGCGCCTGGCTCGACCGCCCGGACGCAACCCCAGACTCGGCGTGGCTCGACGCGTGGCTGGAGGTGGCGTCGGACATACCGGTGACCGAAGGCTGGAACGCGAAGGCGGTCGCGGAGACGTGGCTCGCGGCGCTCGACGCGGAGAGCCTCGCCGTGGTGGGCTCGTCGGGGCCCATTCGCGCGATCGACCGCGTCGCTCCCGCGTGGCCGGTTGGCCGCGCGCCGCAGCTGCTCGCAAACAGGGGGCTGTCGGGGATCGACGGCACGGTCTCGACCGCGGTGGGCGTGGCACTGGGCTCGCGACGGCCCGTGGAGGCCCTCATGGGGGATGTGACGTTCCTGCACGACGTTGGTGGGCTGCTCGTTGGCCCGCTCGAGGCGCGGCCAGACGTGCGCATCGTGGTCGTCAATGACGGCGGAGGGACCATCTTCGGGGGCCTCGAGCACTCCGCGGCGCCGGCCGAGCACATGGAGCGGGTGTTTCTCACGCCGCACGGCGTGGCCCTGGGCCCGCTGTGCGCGGCGTATGGCGCGGGGTACTCGCTCGTGACGTCCGTTGCCGAGTTGGGGCTTGCCTTGAGACGGGCGCCGCGCGGGGTCGAGGTGGTGGAGGCGGTGCTGGCCTAG
- a CDS encoding FAD-binding protein: MPDAGATWAGTHTFGAARLVVARSLDEVADVVAGTTGPIRALGTRHSFHDLADTAGTLVTLVEVPPDPELDEAAHTVTVSAGTRYGVLAEWLEERGWALHNLGSLPHISVAGATQTGTHGSGVGNGNLSTAVVGLEYLDASGSIVSVHRGELDLHALAVGLGAFGIITRITLAIQPTYEVQQDVHTGISWSALLDEPDTILAAAYSVSVFTRWGEPTLEQVWVKRRVERDPAPASGWMGGARLDVPTQLVGGDPNDLTEQGTPGPWLHRLPHFRLDGTPSNGDEIQTEYFVAREDAAEALTAVRALASRIDPLLMITELRTVAADGLWLSGAYGRDTLAIHFTWRNLPGPVAEVLPDIERALEPFAPRPHWGKWHAFDAGRIAAAYPRLADARAVFAERDPKGRFANDHLHRLAVR; encoded by the coding sequence ATGCCCGACGCTGGCGCCACCTGGGCGGGAACCCACACCTTCGGCGCGGCGCGCCTCGTGGTCGCTCGCTCGCTCGATGAGGTGGCCGACGTGGTCGCGGGCACCACAGGCCCCATCCGCGCTCTCGGGACCAGGCACTCCTTCCACGACCTAGCGGACACGGCCGGGACGCTCGTGACGCTCGTCGAGGTGCCGCCGGACCCCGAGCTCGACGAGGCCGCGCACACCGTCACCGTGAGCGCCGGCACGCGCTACGGGGTGCTCGCGGAGTGGCTTGAGGAGCGCGGCTGGGCCCTGCACAACTTGGGTTCGCTCCCCCACATCTCCGTTGCGGGTGCAACTCAGACGGGAACGCACGGGTCGGGGGTGGGCAACGGCAACCTGTCCACGGCTGTGGTGGGGCTCGAGTACCTCGACGCGAGCGGATCCATCGTGTCCGTTCACCGCGGCGAACTCGACCTCCACGCCCTCGCCGTGGGGCTCGGCGCGTTCGGGATCATCACGCGGATCACCCTCGCCATCCAGCCCACCTACGAGGTGCAACAGGACGTTCACACCGGCATTTCGTGGTCCGCGCTGCTCGACGAGCCGGACACCATCCTCGCCGCCGCGTACTCAGTCTCCGTCTTCACCCGGTGGGGAGAGCCGACGCTCGAGCAGGTATGGGTGAAGCGGCGGGTCGAGCGGGACCCGGCCCCGGCGTCGGGCTGGATGGGCGGCGCACGACTGGACGTGCCAACCCAGCTCGTGGGTGGCGACCCCAACGATCTCACCGAGCAGGGGACGCCGGGCCCGTGGCTGCACCGCCTGCCCCACTTCCGCCTCGACGGGACGCCAAGCAACGGCGACGAGATCCAGACCGAGTACTTCGTGGCGCGCGAGGACGCGGCCGAGGCCCTGACGGCGGTGCGCGCCCTCGCCTCGCGCATTGACCCGCTGCTCATGATCACCGAGCTGCGCACCGTCGCGGCCGACGGGCTGTGGCTCAGCGGCGCCTACGGACGGGACACGCTCGCGATCCACTTCACGTGGCGCAATCTGCCGGGCCCGGTGGCGGAGGTGCTGCCTGACATCGAGCGCGCGCTCGAGCCGTTCGCGCCGCGGCCGCACTGGGGCAAGTGGCACGCCTTCGATGCCGGGCGCATCGCGGCGGCATACCCGCGGCTCGCGGACGCGCGCGCAGTCTTCGCCGAGCGCGACCCCAAGGGAAGGTTCGCGAACGATCACCTGCACCGGCTCGCCGTACGCTAG
- a CDS encoding AMP-binding protein — MQHARLVDDPRRALLAALSGDAAGIAVATSGSTGAPREVLIGSDAVLASARATTSRLGGPGAWLLAIPAERIGGALVVARAHLDGTTLHELPTGPFTAEAFSAAAASMPPGRRFTSLVPTQVVRLSRSAEGRAALASFDAVLVGGAPLPPLGLDANLISTYGATETCGGCVYDGVPPRRRHGRYQRRWHCADRRRDSRGGLRRR, encoded by the coding sequence ATGCAGCACGCCCGCCTCGTCGACGATCCGCGGCGGGCGCTCCTGGCGGCTCTTTCCGGTGACGCGGCCGGGATTGCGGTCGCCACGTCCGGCTCCACCGGCGCCCCCCGCGAGGTCCTCATAGGGTCCGACGCTGTTCTCGCCTCCGCTCGCGCCACCACCTCGCGCTTGGGCGGGCCGGGCGCGTGGCTTCTCGCGATTCCGGCGGAGCGGATCGGCGGGGCTCTAGTCGTTGCGCGGGCCCACCTGGATGGCACCACGCTCCACGAACTGCCGACCGGGCCGTTCACGGCGGAGGCGTTCTCGGCCGCGGCCGCGTCGATGCCACCCGGGCGGCGCTTCACGTCGCTAGTCCCCACCCAGGTGGTGCGGTTGTCGAGATCGGCGGAGGGGCGCGCCGCGCTTGCATCCTTCGACGCCGTGCTCGTGGGCGGCGCGCCCTTGCCGCCGCTGGGCCTGGACGCGAACCTGATCTCCACCTACGGCGCCACGGAGACGTGCGGCGGGTGCGTCTACGACGGCGTTCCCCCTCGACGGCGTCATGGTCGATACCAGCGGCGATGGCATTGTGCGGATCGGCGGCGCGACTCTCGCGGAGGGCTACGCCGACGGTGA
- a CDS encoding sigma-70 family RNA polymerase sigma factor, with protein sequence MATWPAVLDELIRTRRGALVGFAALLTGDLTSAEDVVHDAIVKSFSRGRGFAHVNQADAYVRRAIVSVFIDRTRREQRFRDAAPALVGRPDAVVTSEGNVDLDRALASLSPQLRVVIVLRFYDDLTVPQISSAMGVAEGTVKRYLHDAQAILATSYGEDFEGVADEVSVVTPTGRRAR encoded by the coding sequence GTGGCGACGTGGCCAGCGGTGCTCGACGAGCTGATCCGGACGCGCCGCGGCGCGCTCGTGGGTTTCGCGGCGCTGCTCACCGGCGACCTCACTAGCGCCGAAGACGTGGTGCACGACGCGATCGTCAAGTCGTTCTCGCGCGGCCGCGGCTTCGCGCACGTCAACCAGGCGGACGCCTATGTGCGCCGCGCAATAGTCTCCGTCTTCATTGACCGGACGCGACGCGAACAGCGGTTTCGCGACGCGGCGCCGGCTCTCGTTGGCAGGCCCGACGCTGTGGTTACGTCCGAGGGGAACGTCGACTTGGATCGCGCGCTCGCTTCCTTGAGCCCGCAGCTGAGGGTGGTCATTGTGCTGCGCTTCTATGACGACCTCACCGTGCCGCAGATCTCCTCGGCAATGGGCGTGGCGGAGGGGACAGTCAAGAGGTATCTGCACGATGCGCAGGCGATCCTCGCGACGTCATACGGCGAGGACTTCGAGGGAGTGGCGGACGAGGTCTCCGTGGTGACGCCGACGGGAAGGAGGGCGCGGTGA
- a CDS encoding o-succinylbenzoate synthase — protein MLLHTKGPDGVDHWGEYSPFADYTPRRASRWWAAAMEAARGEWPDPVRDEVPVNVIIPEVPAAQAAEMTIASGCRTAKVKVGGYGSTLQDAARVEAVAGALGPGGKVRVDANGAWDVDDAVRALTELELAVRRGGIEGLEYAEQPCATVADLAALRRRVDTPIAADESVRLPGDADAVVAADAADIIVLKVAPLGGVRACLEIAERAGLPVVVSSALESSVGLAAGIALARALPELPYACGLGTGLLLATDTVTKTLVPRDGVLRARELEVIV, from the coding sequence GTGCTCCTCCACACCAAGGGGCCCGACGGCGTTGACCACTGGGGGGAATACTCGCCTTTCGCGGACTACACCCCGCGAAGGGCCTCCCGCTGGTGGGCGGCCGCTATGGAGGCGGCACGGGGCGAGTGGCCCGATCCCGTCCGTGACGAGGTTCCGGTCAACGTGATCATTCCCGAGGTGCCGGCGGCCCAGGCCGCGGAGATGACGATCGCCTCCGGGTGCCGCACCGCGAAGGTCAAGGTGGGCGGCTACGGGTCGACGCTCCAGGACGCCGCGCGGGTGGAGGCCGTCGCGGGGGCGCTCGGTCCCGGCGGGAAGGTGCGGGTCGACGCCAACGGCGCGTGGGACGTCGACGACGCCGTGCGCGCCCTCACCGAGCTTGAGCTCGCCGTGCGCCGGGGCGGAATCGAGGGCCTCGAATACGCGGAGCAGCCCTGCGCCACGGTGGCCGATCTTGCGGCGCTGAGGCGCCGCGTGGACACGCCCATCGCCGCCGACGAGTCCGTGCGGCTTCCCGGCGACGCCGACGCGGTCGTGGCCGCCGATGCGGCGGACATCATCGTGCTCAAGGTCGCGCCGCTCGGCGGGGTGCGCGCGTGCCTCGAGATCGCGGAGAGGGCCGGGCTGCCGGTTGTCGTCTCGAGTGCGCTCGAGTCCTCCGTGGGATTGGCCGCAGGAATAGCCCTTGCGCGAGCGCTCCCGGAGCTTCCCTACGCGTGCGGGCTCGGAACCGGGCTTCTGCTTGCGACGGACACGGTCACCAAGACGTTGGTTCCTAGAGATGGCGTGCTCCGCGCCAGGGAACTCGAGGTGATCGTGTGA
- a CDS encoding isochorismate synthase: MTVHAPTPGPLTVRTIAIDDPGPLLEVLPEAGISWVRRDEGMVAWGEIARIDVSGPARLDDAAAWWRRLVRHAAIRDEVRARGTGLLAFGSFSFADDSPAGGALVVPRFVVGTHEGAHWFTVISEDSAEELPSLADARVMYAQPAPLGEVTVDAGDEGAWRASVSAAVARIQQGELEKVVLARAVGARSSRPVDVRTLLAPLAAEYPTCWAFHVDGLVGATPELLVRVDHGLVASRVLAGTIRMTGDDMGDLARAGALARSSKDREEHEYAVRSVTQVLAEHCGSVNVPDEPSVLHLPNVMHLATDVTGVLSHNVSALELVRELHPSAAVCGTPTLAAARVIDELEGLDRGRYAGPVGWIDAAGDGEWCIGLRSAEISPSDPRSLRLFAGCGIVAASDPADEWAESEAKLEPMRRALGLS; the protein is encoded by the coding sequence GTGACCGTCCACGCGCCCACCCCCGGCCCACTCACGGTGCGCACCATCGCGATCGATGACCCCGGGCCGCTGCTCGAGGTGCTTCCCGAGGCCGGAATCTCCTGGGTGCGCCGCGACGAGGGGATGGTCGCGTGGGGGGAGATCGCGCGCATCGACGTTTCCGGGCCCGCGCGCCTAGATGACGCGGCCGCATGGTGGCGTCGCCTCGTGCGGCACGCCGCGATCCGCGACGAGGTGCGCGCCCGCGGCACTGGGCTGCTCGCGTTCGGCTCGTTCTCGTTCGCAGACGACTCGCCGGCCGGCGGGGCGCTCGTGGTGCCACGGTTCGTCGTCGGCACCCACGAGGGGGCGCATTGGTTCACGGTCATCAGCGAGGATTCGGCGGAGGAACTCCCAAGCCTGGCCGACGCTCGGGTCATGTATGCGCAGCCCGCGCCCCTTGGCGAGGTAACGGTTGACGCCGGGGACGAGGGGGCCTGGCGCGCTTCGGTGAGCGCGGCCGTGGCACGGATTCAGCAGGGGGAGCTCGAGAAGGTGGTGCTCGCGCGGGCGGTGGGGGCGCGATCGTCTCGCCCCGTTGACGTGCGCACGCTGCTCGCTCCCCTGGCCGCCGAGTACCCGACGTGCTGGGCGTTCCACGTGGACGGCCTCGTTGGCGCCACTCCCGAACTGCTGGTCCGCGTGGACCACGGGCTGGTCGCCTCACGCGTGCTCGCCGGGACCATTCGCATGACCGGCGACGACATGGGCGATCTTGCACGCGCGGGAGCGCTTGCCCGGTCGTCGAAGGATCGCGAGGAGCACGAGTACGCGGTGCGCTCCGTGACCCAGGTGCTGGCAGAGCACTGCGGGTCCGTCAACGTTCCGGACGAGCCGTCCGTGCTGCACCTCCCCAACGTCATGCACCTCGCTACGGACGTGACGGGCGTGCTCTCGCACAACGTGTCCGCGCTGGAACTGGTGCGCGAGCTGCACCCGTCCGCCGCGGTGTGCGGCACGCCCACGCTGGCAGCCGCCCGGGTGATCGACGAGCTCGAGGGACTTGATCGCGGCCGCTACGCGGGCCCGGTCGGTTGGATCGACGCGGCCGGGGACGGCGAGTGGTGCATCGGGCTCAGGTCGGCGGAGATCTCGCCTTCCGACCCCCGCTCGCTTCGCCTGTTTGCCGGGTGCGGCATCGTGGCGGCCTCCGACCCCGCAGACGAGTGGGCCGAGTCCGAGGCCAAGCTCGAACCCATGCGCCGGGCGCTCGGCCTCAGCTAA
- a CDS encoding DUF3048 domain-containing protein, producing the protein MIRVRSSGLVALSVASALALAACAPADIVQPNTTVQASAPPVERQAAPTPPPDPRPAVTFPLTGLDATQASETVLKQPAISVKIENTEQARPQTNLEFADVVFEENVEYGISRLIAVYQSDYPKEVGPIRSMRPMDKNIMGQFGGPLVFSGAQMRFITQARNSGTTLIAQDVGSYGFFRTTDKAPPHNLHGYLADFKKQSKGAVAPATQWAFAYPETGASASLNGKEMSKVDILFSPFSHPHWDWDAKTSLYKRYEGSVAHKTAAGKQLTATNIVLLYVTTRMTGHVPNGKSVPETLVNGKKGKGFVFTGGKYIPITWSKASQFKPFVVLDGSGDAVALAPGQSWWELVPTNGEFTTKVTIS; encoded by the coding sequence ATGATCAGGGTGAGGTCCTCAGGGCTGGTGGCACTTTCGGTGGCGTCCGCGCTTGCTCTCGCGGCGTGCGCGCCGGCCGACATCGTGCAGCCGAACACGACCGTCCAGGCGTCCGCGCCGCCGGTGGAGCGCCAGGCCGCGCCCACGCCGCCGCCGGACCCGAGGCCGGCCGTGACCTTCCCGCTTACGGGGCTCGACGCGACTCAGGCGTCGGAGACCGTGCTCAAGCAGCCGGCGATCTCCGTGAAGATCGAGAACACGGAGCAGGCCCGGCCGCAGACCAACCTCGAGTTCGCGGACGTCGTGTTCGAGGAGAACGTCGAGTACGGAATCAGCCGCCTGATCGCCGTCTACCAGAGCGATTACCCCAAGGAGGTGGGCCCCATCCGTTCCATGCGGCCCATGGACAAGAACATCATGGGGCAGTTCGGCGGGCCGCTCGTGTTCTCCGGCGCCCAGATGCGCTTCATCACGCAAGCGCGCAACTCTGGGACCACCCTGATCGCGCAAGACGTTGGCTCCTACGGGTTCTTCCGCACCACCGACAAGGCGCCGCCGCACAATCTGCACGGGTACCTCGCGGACTTCAAGAAGCAGTCGAAGGGCGCCGTGGCCCCCGCGACCCAGTGGGCGTTCGCGTACCCGGAGACGGGAGCGTCGGCCTCTCTCAACGGCAAGGAGATGTCGAAGGTCGACATCCTCTTCTCGCCGTTCTCGCACCCGCACTGGGACTGGGACGCGAAGACCTCGCTGTACAAGCGCTACGAAGGCAGCGTGGCGCACAAGACGGCGGCGGGCAAGCAGCTCACGGCGACGAACATCGTGCTGCTCTACGTCACCACCCGCATGACCGGTCACGTCCCGAACGGCAAGTCCGTGCCGGAGACGCTCGTCAACGGCAAGAAGGGCAAGGGCTTCGTCTTCACCGGAGGCAAGTACATCCCCATCACGTGGTCAAAAGCGAGCCAGTTCAAGCCGTTCGTGGTGCTGGATGGCAGTGGTGATGCCGTGGCGCTCGCTCCAGGGCAGTCGTGGTGGGAGCTGGTGCCGACCAACGGCGAGTTCACCACCAAGGTGACGATCAGCTAG
- a CDS encoding 1,4-dihydroxy-2-naphthoyl-CoA synthase — protein sequence MSSVPAQVSDLMDASQWRSIEGFPDGDITYHRWVARSGDGESDLPAVRIAFNRPEVRNAFRPQTVDELYRALDHARQTVDVAAVIITGNGPAADGVHAFCSGGDQRIRGRDGYLYDGTAADAPAHGGRLHILEVQRLMRTSPKVTIAAVNGWAAGGGHSLHVVADLSLASREHARFKQTDANVGSFDAGYGSALLARQVGDKRAREIFFLAREYSAEDAERWGAVNEAVPHAELEARALEYARLIATKSPQAIRMLKFAFNLADDGLAGQQVFAGEATRLAYMTEEAQEGRDAFLERRDPDWTKFPYAF from the coding sequence ATGAGTTCCGTTCCGGCCCAAGTCAGCGACCTCATGGACGCCTCGCAGTGGCGCTCGATCGAGGGATTTCCCGACGGCGACATCACATATCACCGCTGGGTCGCCCGATCCGGGGATGGCGAGAGCGACCTGCCCGCCGTGCGCATCGCGTTCAACCGGCCCGAGGTGCGCAACGCCTTCCGGCCGCAGACCGTGGACGAGCTGTACCGCGCGCTCGACCACGCGCGCCAGACGGTTGATGTTGCCGCGGTCATCATCACCGGCAACGGCCCGGCGGCCGACGGCGTCCACGCCTTCTGCTCTGGAGGCGACCAGCGGATACGGGGCCGGGACGGGTATCTGTATGACGGGACCGCAGCCGACGCCCCCGCGCACGGCGGGCGCCTCCACATCCTCGAGGTGCAGCGCCTGATGCGCACCTCGCCCAAGGTGACCATCGCGGCGGTCAACGGCTGGGCCGCCGGCGGCGGGCACTCGCTGCACGTGGTCGCGGACCTTTCCCTGGCGAGCCGGGAGCACGCGCGGTTCAAGCAGACCGACGCCAACGTCGGGTCCTTCGATGCGGGCTATGGGTCCGCGCTGCTGGCGCGCCAGGTGGGCGACAAGCGCGCCCGCGAGATCTTCTTCCTGGCGCGCGAGTACTCCGCCGAGGACGCCGAGCGCTGGGGCGCCGTCAACGAGGCCGTTCCCCACGCGGAACTGGAGGCGCGGGCGCTCGAGTACGCGAGGCTCATCGCCACCAAGTCGCCGCAGGCGATCCGCATGCTGAAGTTCGCGTTCAACCTGGCAGACGACGGGTTGGCCGGCCAGCAGGTGTTCGCGGGCGAGGCGACGCGGCTCGCCTACATGACCGAAGAGGCGCAAGAGGGACGCGACGCGTTCCTCGAGCGCAGGGACCCGGACTGGACCAAGTTCCCCTACGCGTTCTGA